In Rutidosis leptorrhynchoides isolate AG116_Rl617_1_P2 chromosome 6, CSIRO_AGI_Rlap_v1, whole genome shotgun sequence, the DNA window ATTGGCAAACAACATCTCACAACTCAAACAAGGCAACAACACGATTGAGGTCTACTACCACAAGCTTAAGGGTTTATGGGATGAGACAGATGCACTCGAAGCTCCCTACATGTGCAGTTGTACATGTACATGTGAAAATGGAAGATTGAATGGTGAAAGAGAGCAAAGAAAAAGGCTAATTCAGTTCTTGATGGGATTGGATGATAGTTACTCAAACATAAGGGGTCAAATCTTGTTGATGCAACCACTACCATCCACTGCTAAGGCATATGGAATGATCAAGCAAGAAGAAAAGCAAAGAGAAGGCATTCTCCCTAAACCTATCACACCTGCAATTATGTCTATCTCTGGAAGCAACACAAAATCTCactaccaaaagttcacaaaacaACCTGCAATCAACAACAACAATGAAAGGAAATCAAGTTTCAAACCTGGAGTGCATTGCACAACCTGCTACAGAGAAGGACATACAAAGGAGGAGTGTTACAAGAACATTGGGTATCCTCCTGGTCATCCATTACATGGAAAATATCAACCTAAGCAGTTTAATAACAGGGGTAAAACCATAAATAGCATCTTCACTGATACACGTGCAAATGATACACATACTGCTGCTATCAACAACAAAGAAACAAACTCAACCAATGACTTGATGGCAGCTAGGATGGACCAACTTCAAAATCAACTGAATCAAGTGATGTTAATGATGTAGAAAACACAATCTGATGATGCAGGTATCACTCCATTTATTGCTTTACTATTCTTGAATCTTGAAAATGTTTGGGTAATAGATAGTGGTGCCACGGATCACATTTCCATATCCTTGAAACAAATGCATAATCTCACTCACCACAAGAACCCTATACTAGTAAAAATGTTTGGGTAATAGATAGTGGTGCCACGGATCACATTTCCATATCCTTGAAACAAATGCATAATCTCACTCACCACAAGAACCCTATACTAGTAACACTTccaaacaaatttagaattaaagtATCAGTCACTGGATCAGTAACACTTACACCACATTTGACACTTCACAATGTATTCTATATTCCAACCTTTACCTACAATTTACTCTCCATTAGCAAAATAACCAAATCAGCTAACCTTTCCATAAGCTTTAATCATTTTGAATGTGTCTTTCAGGGCAACAACAAGGAAATTGCCCATGGGACACTTTGTGATGGACTGTACATCATTCATCCTGAAGCAAAACCAACTCATAGTCATACTTTTCACTCTATGCATTCATCCTCTGTATCAAATACATCTTTCATTGTAAACAATCCATTACTTTGGCACAATAGGCTAGGTCATTGTTCCTTTTCTGTATTAAACAAAATAAAGTCTTTAAGACTGAAAAGTTGTAACAAAACTCATGAATGTACAATTTATCCTCTTGCAAAACAACATACTTTACCTTTTCAAACTAGTACTTCTCATGCAAAATTCAAATTTGATTTAATACATGCTGATGTATGGGGTCCCTACAAACATCCAACAATAAATAAGTGCACATATTTCCTTACACTTGTTGATGATTATTCAAGAACCACCCGGACTTTCCCGATTCCCAGCAAACACCATGTCACCACCACCTTTCAAACCTTCTTTAAGTATATGCAAACACAATTTCAAACCACAATCAAGCAACTCAGATCAGACAATGGTACTGAATTCACAAATTCACAATTACAAACCTTTCTCCAACAAATGGGCATTATCCATCAAACCACATGCCCATACACCCCTCAACAAAATGGAAGAGTTGAGAGAAAACACAGAAATTTACTAGAAATGGCTAGGGCTATTCAGTTTCAAGCAAACTTTCCTAAACACTTCTGGGGTTATAGTTTACTTGCAGCCACTTATCTCACCAATAGACTTCCAACCAGAACCTTAAACCACAAAAGCCCATATGAGCTTCTCCATGGTACACCTCCAGACCTTACTCATCTAAAAACCATAGGTTACTTAGCCTATGCACACCAACACATACCTGATAAATTTGCACCAAGAGCAATACCATGCATCTTATTAGGTTACCCTGCACACCAAAAAGGATATCTACTTTACAACAAGCAACTAAACACAACTATTGTTAGCAGAAATGTAATCTTTCATGAAAATACATTCCCATATCACACACCATCAACTAAAATACCCTCAACACCCCCTGCACCTACTCTATCTGACCCAATATTCTATCCACCTTTAAGTCCAACCTTGTCAGATCACAATGCTAACCCTACACACTCATCTCCAACCAATCCATCCACATCGTCTTCTCACTCTCATCCTGACACATCTGCAAGCTCAAATTCCAACACAGACACAAATACAAATGCCATAACAACAAATTCAGACAATAACCCACCAAATACATCTATCCCAAATCCAAATCCACTTCCAAGAACATCTACCAGATCCAAATCTATCCTAACTAAACTCAAAGATTATCATCATAATGTAAAAATCAACTCTGTTTTACACAAACATCACATTTCACATTACATTAACTATGAAAACATCAAAAATCCTAAAACATTTCACCTCATAAATTCCATCACATGTGATTCTGAACCACAATCTTATACACAAGCATCTAAAGATCCAAGATGGGTGGATGCAATGAATAAGGAAATCAAAGCCCTTGAATCTAATAACACATGGGAACTGACCATTCTTCCCCCAAATAAACATCCAATTGGCAGCAAATGGGTATACAGAATCAAGCATAATGCAAATGGGTCCATTGAAAGATTCAAGGCTAGATTAGTAGCAAAAGAGTTTACACAAAAGGAAGGGATAGATTTTAAAGAAACTTTTGCTCCAGTGGCCAAAATGGTTACAGTCAGGACTTTACTAGCTGTAGCAGTTCACAATAACTGGCCAATAGAACAATTGGATGTTAACAATGCATTTTTACATGGTGATCTACATGAAGAAGTGTACATGAAAATACCACAGGGATATCCAATTTCAACAGCAACAAACATGGTCTGCAGGCTTAGAAAGTCTCTTTATGGTCTTAAGCAAGCAAACAGACAATGGTTCACAAAGTTGACATCTTTTCTACAAAGTCTAGGGTTCACTCAAAGTTATGCAGACACCTCTCTCTTCACCATTCATCACAAAGGCAACACTGTGCATCTACTTATCTATGTAGATGACATCTTACTCACTGGTAACAACATGACTTATCTCAACTTTGTCAAACAACAATTGCACAACAAATTCAGCATAAAATATTTGGGTCCTCTTCACTGTTACCTGGGGATTGAGTTTCTCAGAAATGATACTGGTTTAGCCATGTCACAAAGAAAATATGCATTGGAACTTCTGGAACATGCTGTTCTCACAAATGTAAAATCAGTCAACACACCAATGGATCCTCAACATATTCTTCACTTAAATGATGCTGACTTACTTCCAGATCCCTCACTATATAGAACAATAGTTGGAAAGCTTATCTATCTTACCATCACAAGACCTGACCTCTCCTTTGCTGCACAAGTTCTCAGCCAATTTACTCAACAACCAACTGTCTCTCACATGAAGGCATTAACAAGAGTCCTAAAATACATTAAACTCAGTCCAGGACAAGGCATCTTCTTTCCAAAGTCTAACAATCTCAATTTGACAGCATATTGTGACAGTGATTGGGCCAATTGCAAGTTTTCAAGAAGATCCGTTTCAGGCTATTGTATGTTTTTAGGCCCAAGTTTAATCTCCTGGAGATCAAAGAAGCAATCTGTAGTGTCCAGATCATCCACTGAGGCTGAGTACAGGTCATTAGCTGACTGTACATGTGAAATATCCTGGCTAAAATGCTTACTCAAGGATTTCAATGTCTCGTTTACAAATCCCACTAATATCTTTTGTGACAATGAATCAGCTATTGCTCTCTCTCAAAATCCTGTCCAACATGCCAGGACCAAACACATTGAGATTGATTGCCATTTTGTTAGGGACAAAATCAAAAGTGGTCACATTTTACCCATGTTTATTCCATCCAAATTACAACCTGCAGACATCCTCACAAAACCACTTTCAAATTCACCTCATCATACATGCTTATCCAAGTTAAGAGTGTGTGATCCTTACACACTGCCAACTTGTGGGGAGGGTAAAGGTGAATATACTCCACCTTCAACTACACCAACTACACCAGCTCAAGCTTCACTCAAGACATTACCACATAGCATTCATACGGTGCACCAGAGTACAGAAGATTCACTCTCCACAGCCTGCATTCATCATCAACAACACTTCAACTACTGTAATTATATGTAATGGATATATTAGTTAGAAAGTTGTTAGCTTAGCTTATTCTGTTACAACTGTAGTCTAGAATAGAGATAGCTTAGATCATCTTCTATATAAGATGTAATCTGTAACTATTTTCAGTCAATAAATTTAATAGAACACAATGTtcaatcttcttcttcttccctaatTCTCTCTTTAATACCAATTCTAGAATCTTTATTGCTTCTTCCcattcttttttcttcttctcaatATGTTTGGTTGGTTCACCTGCAAGTCACAAGTTATTACTCcgtactatcctatttacaataaAAAGATCTACATTTTCAGAGTTAAATCTTAAAGCCAATTCAGCAATATACCTAATATCTTTATGACTTTCCACAATATGTAGTAAATCATAATGAATGGGAAACATGCCATCAATATGAGTATGTATATCAATACAAATGCGGATCCAAGCCAGAATGGAACTGCATAAACATGCATAAAAAAGAGTTACTCTATTAAGTACTTGAGCATTACACTTTTTGACCAGATATATACTTAAATTTTAGGTTGTGTTTTTACTTGTCATCGACAACGCAAAGAAGAGGTCTTCATAGAGAGTATTATGCCCCTCATAATCCGCGCAAATCACAAGCATCATAATAGGAAGAAAAAACAACATAGTGAAGAAAGCCCCAATAGAAAAAATTATGCTTATTGAAATGTTGGCCAAAGCTGAACAAAAAATAAGGATAATTGATCACTCTTATAAAAACGATGGAAATAAAACCAGAGAAAATTGCGcggttggtccctgtggtttacatgaaatggggtgTTTGTGTTAGAAATATGaggttatgtatattttatttgtggaagagaggattgatgatttagaagtttgattgatcttgaaatcTTTGTTTTATTGCTTAAttgctttgcttgattacaaatgaggggtgaagccctctatttatactacacaaTGGACTACTCTAGAACACTTCACCATccactaatatctagatatttcctaagtattctcatgataattctagacttagatattttatAAGATTTTTCTACACACTTTGACTACTACATATTCCACGAGGTTTCTAGATAATGGGctacaatcttgatccatatacttgtatacttgcaagcccaaatccaaaacacatagcccaaaatcaagtttattttctaacagccccccttaaacttgattttgtcactccgagcatattccgtaatctctgaaatgtctcgtgttttaggggctttgtgaaaatatcagcaacttggtcaaatgacttcgcgtactttatctgcacctctttatttgtaataCACTCCCTGATGTAATGGTATTTCGTATCAATGTGCTTGCTTctatcatggaagactggattctttgctagagcaatcgcagacttgttatccataTATATCTTTGTAggttccttttgaaaaaacttaagcttatttagtaacttcctgagccatattgcatgacaattgcacgatgttgctgctacaaactcggcttcacacgttgacagagtcacaatgggttgcttcttcgagctccatgtgaacgccgtatctcccatatagaacacgaaaccactcgtactcttacgatcatctatgtctctagcccaatcactatcactgtatccaactagcttgaagtgctcagaaggcgaataaaacaggccatagtcaatcgtacctttgatgtagcgaagtatccgcTTGGctgccttcaagtgatttattgttggtgcttccatgtatcgacttactagtctaactccgtagagaatatctggcctcgtgcaagttaggtacctcagacttccaaccaaactcttgtattgtgttgggtccaccaagtatcctttatcatcttttgacaatttgagattgcaatctaccggtgtgttcattgacttgcagttattcatcttaaacttcttgagcatctcattcgcataaccttcttgggatatgaatattccttctttcttttgtttcacctcgatcccaagataataagccataagtccaatgtcggtcatctcgaactcccgaaccattgctttcttgaactcctcgaacattttgggattactaccagtgaatatcaagtcatccacatataggcacacaatcataacatctccttccTTGCTTACTTTGGTATAGAGAGCATGCTCATGTGGGCATTTTGTAAAGTCATTTTactggaaatacttgtctatccttctattccatgctcgaggcgcttgcttcaacccatataaggcccttttcaatttcagcaccttattctcttggcctttcatgatgtatcccaaaggttgttctatatagacttcttcttctaagtggccattaaggaacgcagatttgacatccatttgataaatcttccaattatgctgagccacaagtgagattattaatcttatagtttctagacgagcgacgggagcaaatacctcTTCATAGTCTATTccagctcgttgactatatcccttcgccaccaaccttgccttgtatctttcaacttcacctttggaattcttcttggccttgtacacccactttacaccaatagccttatgcccTCTTGGTAGAGTAGCAAGATCCCACGTATCATTCCTCTGGATTGTTTGAATCTCCTCGTCCATGGCATGTTTCCACTTTTGACTTTTTGTTGCGTCTTCAtagcttattggctcacaatcggcaagaaggcagaacaatgatagatcctccataggctgtgTTACCTAGTACAACTCCTCAATTCTCCTTGTGTggtgttgtagcctacttgattctcctcccgatgttggtgtcacttcattaggtgtagtggttggagtacgtggagagtgcggagatggtgtactagaaggttcttgaacttctagatattcttcattctttgcagtactctcgaatggataagggagaaagtcgtagttctcctcttcgggaacattccaatcccatgttgcttcttcatcgaacaccacgtctcgacttgagattactttaccattcttgggattgtatagcttgtaacccttcaaacttgagtcatagcccacgaatatgagtttctcacttttatcatcgagcttcgtcctcttctgatctggaacatgagcatatgccacacttccaaACATTCGAAGGTGTGAGATtccgggcttccttccactccaagcttcaatgggtgttttgttcttgacacttctagtgggcaagcgatttgatagatagatcgcacagtccactgccttagcccaaaactccttaggcatccttttgctctttaacatactctggtccatatcaagaatggtcctattttttctctccacaacaccattttgctgaggtgaatatggaagagttagaggacgtcgtaacccgttgttgtcgcaaaattccttgaattccctggatgtgaactctcctccacgatcggatctcatcgcctttatggtgagaccgctttgattctccacaaatgctttaaacttcttaaacattccaaaagcttccgacttctcttttagaaaatagacccatgtctttcgactaaaatcatcaatgaatagaataaaatatctatttttaccaaaagacggtgggcttatgggtccacacacatccgtgtgaataagttctagaggtttcttcgctctactagaagcttctgttggaaaactatttcgaaagtgctttcctagaaggcatccctcacatatttgatccggatgattaattggaggcaaacccttcaccattcctttacttgataataattttaagcctccaaaatttaagtgcccgtatctcatgtgccaaagccaagatttatctttgaaacatgcttttaaacatctgggaatgtcatgttgaatatttagcaagAACATcatattcgttgacattggcaccttagcaatcaaaccttcTTTTTGATCTCTCAGATAAAGACTAcaatttatcatgtgaatatcatagcctttctctaatagttgtccaatactcagtatatttgtcttcatattgggcacataatacacgttagagataaattgatgccttccatttttcaagcggatgaggatcttacctttgcctttaaccgggacttttgaggaatctccgaaggtgatatttccacttatTACCTCGTCTAACTGGACAAACATGCTTTTGTCACcacacatatggttgcttgcacccgtgtcaaGATACCACAAATTCGATTCTTCATTGTcatcacctttgcatgctagtaacaaagtgttttccacGGCTTCGTTATCTTTTTGTGCAAAATTTACTCTtgcttgcacgtaattgtttgacttctcgcattctgaagcatagtggccaaatttatgacaattatagcatttaaTTTGAGAGatgtcataccttggccttctacttgtatagcctctcccgcgacctcttgtcgaGTGAAAATCTTGGCTTCTTTCTTCATTTTTGTAAGAACTATAGCCTCCACGTTTGAAATATCCTTGCtctcgtcctcggccacgtacttgaccacgacctcttTGACTCggttgatgagtcttttcactacTCTCTTTCTTGAAAgacagttttgcttgtaaagcttgctccaatggctccttattattcttattgaacctctcttcatgggcttgtagtgaacccatgagttcatcgatagtcattgattctagatctttagattcttcgatggctatgactatatagtcgaattttgaatctaatgatctaagaattttcTCAATGACCCTCACATCACTTaaagtttcaccattcctctttaattgattgacaattGCCAAGACGcttgtaaaataatcagaaattgattccgattctttcttatttaaggattcgaactcacctcgtagtgtttgtagtctaATCTTTTTCACCTTATCATCTCCCTTAAAAGAATTCTctaagatctcccatgctttcttgacggtggttgcacttgcaattttctcaaaagttccatcatctacactttgttggatgatggaaagagccttttgatcgttggTCTTCAATAACTTTTTCTCCTTACTGAGAGAACCTTTTTCTgtaggttcctcatagccttcctccacaatctcccataagtcttgtccacctaggaaggtctttatttggatgctccatcgatcataattatcctttgtgaggcgaggaaacgtgatgacattgttggccatcatcttatcgaaccaagctcttgataccaatttgttggaaatatgaggttatgtatattttatttgtggaagagaggattgatgatttagaagtttgactGATCTTGAAATCTTTATTTTATTGCTTAATTACTTTGCTTGATtacaaattgtagtgacccgaacttttccatgtttatatatattaattgagattgatatttacatgattaaatgtttccaacatgttaaacaatcaaacttgttaagacttgattaattgaaatatgtttcatatagacaattgaccacccaagttgaccggtgattcacgaacgttaaaacttgtaaaaactatatgatgacatatatatggatatatatatagttaacatgatactatgataagtaaacatatcattaagtatattaacaatgaactacatatgtaaaaacaagactactaacttaatgatttttaaacgagacatatatgtaacgattatcgttgtaaagacgtttaatgtatatatatatcatattaagagatattcatacatgataatatcatgataatataataatttaaaatctcatttgatattataaacattgggttaacaacatttaacaagatcgttaacctaaaggtttcaaaacaacacttacatgtaacgactaacgatgacttaacgaatcagttaaaatgtatatacatgtagtgttttaatatgtatttatacacttttgaaagacttcaatacacttatcaaaatacttctacttaacaaaaatgcttacaattacatcctcgttcagtttcatcaacaattctactcgtatgcacccgtattcgtactcgtacaatacacagcttttagatgtatgtactattggtatatacactccaatgatcagctcttagcagcccatgtgagtcacctaacacatgtgggaaccatcatttggcaactagcatggaatatctcataaaattacaaaaatatgagtaatcattcatgacttatttacatgaaaacaaaattacatatcctttatatctaatccatacaccaatgaccaaaaacacctacaaacactttcattcttcaattttcttcatctaattgatctctctcaagttctatcttcaagttctaagtgttcttcatatattctacaagttctagttacataaaatcaagaatactttcaagtttgctagctcacttccaatcttgtaaggtgatcatccaacctcaagaaatctttgtttcttacagtaggttatcattctaatacaaggtaataatcatattcaaactttggttcaatttctataactataacaatcttatttcaagtgatgatcttacttgaacttgttttcgtgtcatgattctgcttcaagaacttcgagccatccaaggatccattgaagctagatccatttttctcttttccagtaggtttatccaaggaatttaaggtagtaatgatgttcataacatcattcgattcatacatataaagctatcttattcgaaggtttaaacttgtaatcactagaacatagtttagttaattctaaacttgttcgcaaacaaaagttaatccttctaacttgacttttaaaatcaactaaacacatgttctatatctatatgatatgctaacttaatgatttaaaacctggaaacacgaaaaacaccgtaaaaccggatttacgccgtcgtagtaacaccgcgggctgttttgggttagttaattaaaaactatgataaactttgatttaaaagttgttattctgagaaaattattgttattatgaacatgaaactatatccaaaaattatggttaaactcaaagtggaagtatgttttctaaaatggtcatctagacgtcgttctttcgactgaaatgactacctttacaaaaacgacttgtaacttatttttccgactataaacctatacttttctgtttagattcataaaatagagttcaatatgaaaccatagaaatttgattcactcaaaaaggatttaaaatgaagaagttatgggtaaaacaagattggataatgtttctcattttagctacgtgaaaattggtaacaaatctattccaaccataacttaatcaacttgtattgtatattatgtaatcttgagataccatagacacgtatacaatgtttcgacctatcatgtcgacacatctatatatatttcggaacaaccatagacactctatatgtgaatgttggagttagctatacagggttgaggttgattccaaaatatatatagtttgagttgtgatcaatactgagatacgtatacactgggttgtggattgattcaagataatatttatcgatttatttctatacatctaactgtggacaactagttgtaggttactaacgaggacagctgacttaataaacttaaaacatcaaaatatattaaaagtgttgtaaatatattttgaacatactttgatatatatgtatatattgttataggttcgtgaatcagccagtggccaagtcttacttcccgacgaagtaaaaatctgtgaaagtgagttatagtcccacttttaaaatctaatatttttgggatgagaatacatgcaggttttataaatgatttacaaaatagacacaagtacgtgaaactacattctatggttgaattatcgaaatcgaatatgcccctttttattaagtctggtaatctaagaattagggaacagacaccctaattgacgcgaatcctaaagatagatctattgggcctaacaaaccccatccaaagtaccggatgctttagtacttcgaaatttatatcatatccgaagggtgtcccggaatgatggggatattcttatatatgcatcttgttaatgtcggttaccaggtgttcaccatatgaatgatttttatctctatgtatgggatgtgtattgaaatatgaaatcttgtggtctattattatgatttgatatatataggttaaacctataactcaccaacatttttgttgacgttttaagcatgtttattctcaggtgattattaagagcttccgctgtcgcatacttaaataaggacgagatttggagtccatgcttgtatgatattgtgtaaaaactgcattcaagaaacttattttgttgtaacatatttgtattgtaaaccattatgtaatggtcgtgtgtaaacaggatattttagattatcattatttgataatctacgtgaagctttttaaacctttattgatgaaataaaggttatggtttgttttaaaatgaatgcagtctttgaaacacgtctcatatagaggtcaaaacctcgcaacgaaatcaattaatatggaacgtttttaatcaataagaacgggacatttcacaaatgaggggtgaagccctctatttatactacacaaTGGACTACTCTAGAACACTTCACCATccactaatatctagatatttcctaagtattctcatgataattctagacttagatattttatAAGATTTTTCTACACACTTTGACTACTACATATTCTATGAGGTTTCTAGATAATGGGctacaatcttgatccatatacttgtatacttgcaagcccaaatacaaaacacatagcccaaaatcaagtttattttCCAATAGTTTGGTCCTGAACTTTATTTTCGGGGTTGTTGGTCCATGTGGTTTTCAAAACACGTGTGGTTGGTCCCTGACAGGGACCAACTACACCTATTTTGAACTTTCATTTTTGGGGTTTTTGGTCCCTGGCTGGGATCAACCACGCGTGTTTTGAAAACCACAGGGACCAACAACCCCAAAAATGAAGTTCAGGGACCAAAcaccccatttcatgtaaaccaTAGGGAGTAACTGCACAATTTTCTCAATAAAACCATTTGTGGTACACTGGAAAACTTACGAGGATAGATGAGTGTTTCTACATATCCTAAACCATGCGGAAAAGTTTTAGCTATAGCCATGAGGACGTTATCACTCTTAGAAGCGAATTCTGGGAATTTAAGTACCAACTCTGATGCTAAATCTGCAAGCATGAAATTGAAACATAAAGTATTACTGTAATATACATAGAATTGAAATGTCTCAATATCATAGAAATTCGACATCGACTACCAGTGGCGATTTTAGGATTAGAACTGAATGGGGTCCTGAATTTTTCTTCCAGTTATAACTATATTTGAAAACTATTCTAGTCGTCGTTTACTTCAAAAAACTACAAATACGAAAAATATATTT includes these proteins:
- the LOC139854184 gene encoding uncharacterized protein; the protein is MTTTTEINSNDTNSSNHPLFLHQNNNPGLILISKKLIGSENYSSWKRSMMIALNAKNKLKIVTKEYREPAIGTDLRSLWERNNDMIISWILNTVSEEIGNSLNFINSASSLWDELHEHYAQIDGHRIYQLANNISQLKQGNNTIEVYYHKLKGLWDETDALEAPYMCSCTCTCENGRLNGEREQRKRLIQFLMGLDDSYSNIRGQILLMQPLPSTAKAYGMIKQEEKQREGILPKPITPAIMSISGSNTKSHYQKFTKQPAINNNNERKSSFKPGVHCTTCYREGHTKEECYKNIGYPPGHPLHGKYQPKQFNNRGKTINSIFTDTRANDTHTAAINNKETNSTNDLMAARMDQLQNQLNQVMLMM